CCTTCCAGACGGCCACCCGTTTCTTCTGCGGAAATTCTTGCCGGCGAGGCCGGTTAAGACAGCGGAAGGAAACGATGATGGCGCATCAGACGGAAACACGCTGGGAAAAGTCCGATGGCAAGCTTCACAAGGAAGAGCTGATCCCGCCGGTGAAGGCAAGGCAGGGACGCACGGGTTATCGCATCCTGACGGTGCTGATCGTCGCGCTGGTGCTTGCCTTCGTGGTCTGGATACCGGTCGAGATTTGGGGCAACCGCGAGGCAAACGAGGTGGCGCCGCAGCAGCCAGGCCAGCAGCTTCAGTCACAGCAGCCTGCTCCGGCCGCCGCGCCGGCGCTACAGAACGGTACTGCCGTTCCAACCGAAACGCCGAACACCACGCCGGCCGCCCCGAATGTGGCGCCCGCAACGCCGCCCCAATAATCGTGAGTAAAACCATGTTCACGTCCCGTAGCCGTGCTGCTGCGGGACGTTTATTGTTTTGTCTGGACTTTAGCCGCCGATTTTTCGATAAGAAGGCGCACGAGCCGGTTCGTGCGCCGGCCCGGAACTTGGTAATACCCGGGAATTTGGCAGCACCTGACCGGAGTGGACAGGGGCGGGAGTTTCATGGCCAGGACCGATATCGCAAGACGCGTCTACAATCACGCCTGGAAACTCGATCCGATCATCCGCAGCCTGATCGATACCGACTTCTACAAGCTTTTGATGCTGCAGATGATCTGGAAGCTCTATCCTGATGTGAACGCGTCCTTTACCCTCATTAACCGCACCAAACGGGTGCGTCTGGCCGAGGAACTTGACGAAGGCGAATTGCGCGAGCAGCTCGATCATGCCCGCACGCTGAGGCTCTCCAAGAAGGAGATGATCTGGCTTGCGGGTAACAGCTTCTACGGCCGGGCCCAGATCTTCGAGCCGGAATTCCTCGCCTGGCTTTCCAATTTCCAGCTGCCCGAATACGAGCTGTCGAAGAAGGACGGGCAATATGTGCTGGATTTCCACGGATCGTGGAAGGAAACCACCATGTGGGAAATCCCGGCGCTTGCCATCGTCAATGAGCTGCGGTCGCGCTCGGCGATGAAGGCGCTCGGTCCCTTCACACTCGATGTGCTCTATGCCCGCGCCAAGGCGAAGATGTGGTCGAAGGTCGAACGGCTGAAGGAACTGCCGGGCTTGCGTATCTCCGATTTCGGCACCCGCCGCCGCCATAGTTTCCTCTGGCAGCGCTGGTGCGTCGAGGCACTGAAGGAAGGCATCGGCCCGGCCTTTGCCGGTACCAGCAATGTATTGCTGGCGATGGATTCCGATCTCGAGGCCGTCGGCACCAATGCC
This Rhizobium brockwellii DNA region includes the following protein-coding sequences:
- the pncB gene encoding nicotinate phosphoribosyltransferase, translated to MARTDIARRVYNHAWKLDPIIRSLIDTDFYKLLMLQMIWKLYPDVNASFTLINRTKRVRLAEELDEGELREQLDHARTLRLSKKEMIWLAGNSFYGRAQIFEPEFLAWLSNFQLPEYELSKKDGQYVLDFHGSWKETTMWEIPALAIVNELRSRSAMKALGPFTLDVLYARAKAKMWSKVERLKELPGLRISDFGTRRRHSFLWQRWCVEALKEGIGPAFAGTSNVLLAMDSDLEAVGTNAHELPMVAAALAETDEQLRNAPYKILRDWNKLYGGNLLIVLPDAFGTAAFLRDAPEWVADWTGFRPDSAPPIEGGEKIIDWWKKMGRDPRQKLLIFSDGLDVDAIIDTYRHFEGRVRMSFGWGTNLTNDFSGCAPIEISGLNPISVVCKVSDANGRPAVKLSDNPQKATGDPAEVERYLKFFGAEDRVDQTVLV